actgaTTGTACTGCTGAATGTTCCTCCAATGAAGATTCTTCTTCCGAgctctcttcctcttcctcttcctctgtGACTTCTTCTTCCCTACTCTCACTATCATCATTTTCCCTTCTTCTTCCGCTAAttgaatttgtatatttttttctgcTACCACAATTTTCGTTTCTACTTCATCATTCTCTTTCTTTACTTCAACTGGTTTCCTTCAAACGCAAATCCTCACCACATTCATTCTTGATCAATTTTTCTGGTTTAGCCAAAGAGGGGCCATCAGGCGCTAGCAATGAAGAAGACTCTTCAGCgctaaaattaaagttttctgTCTGAAAATCGCTAGTTTTCTCTTGTTCTCCATCCGATATCGGCACAGTTTTATCTCCCTGGATCAAATTACTCAGGATATTAACATTTGTATTTTTCTTGGAGCAcacacataatttattaaatttcaagaAGGTTTGCTTCACAAACTTTTCCAATATACAATATGTTCATACACCATGGCCAAAAAAATTGACAATGCACAAAATGTCGgttaaaagcaaagaaaaaaaatttaaaaaaaaaaaaacacagaaaaCACTTACAGTGACGGCACTCTTTGATGTTTCATGGCTTGTGACGCTGCAAagactcaaaatcaaatataaaataaatcaaactaacGCAGAAGAAGCAAAATCTaagttaaattaataaatcatcaAATCCTAAGTCTAACCATGAATTCTGATGAAAAAACAGAGGCCTTGCCTGgcattctttttcttgttggAAGGAGTGGCGGAGTTGTCGAAGTTTTTTCCCTTTCTATTCTTGATGATTGAAAAAGCTGCAATCAAACCTCCAACAGCCAAACCTCCGCCCAACAAAACAATTCCTCCCACACCATCACCAACTCCACCAGTTAAGCGTAGGTGCTGCGATTTGTTCTTGTTTCCACGAGAGGTATTATTCATCTCCACcatcatatttattttcttcaattcttgaTGGCAAAGTGTTAAATGCAGACGTTCATTTGTGAGGAATGAAACGGTTTTGTCGTTTATAAAGAGGAGAGAAGTTCGAGGGGATTGAGCCGAGGCGAAGAGTGAAGTATCAAACTTGGAGTTTGAAGCGGACGTCTACTTGACAACGGATTCTGTTATTATCAGAGTCTCTTACGTACATATATTAATGATGATGGCTTTATTGCAGGTGCACATTTGTTACTATCCGATTAAGGGCAATTCGCTTACCAAAAGTCCTATAATCAAGTTTAAGGAAGAGAGATAGATTAGGTTCCCTTCCAAAATTAATGTCTTGCAAATTATTGATTGCATATATTCAATTCAAAGCATAATGGGCAAAATGGGCAAAAGTCAATAGCCATTGGAGGTTGTTATATCTTCTTGAAAAAAGAAGGGCCAAACGGAGAACAGTATAATATTCTTGTTTTTGAGGAGGCGATGCTTAGCAAGAAGATAACCACTTGTCCCATTGTTAATGTCAGTGGGAACATTGCAAGTCTCTGATGGAGACATCTCGAGAAAAGCCTTGCATTCTTTAAGTCTCCAGTTGTGTTTAATCTCTGAAGGCGACAATGTCACCAAGTAGTAGCCGTTATTATCAGTTGCATCACTCAAGACTGAGAAAGGTGCTCTTTCCTTGCCGCGCTTATCCACAGATAGGCATGTTATCCTTGCCACAGCTCCTGATCCATTGCACCAAAACATCATAAATTTACGCAAATCTCTTTACAGGAGAAATGGGAATATTTTATCTGGTTAGATTCATTGATTGAGTTTTGACGCATAAGACACAAGCAAGTAGATTAATTACCTTCAAGTGGGATGAGTTCTGAGCCTGATTTGCAATATATCATCCCCTGAACTCCTATGGTTGTGGAGGATGAGTTTTCAGTTTCTGCTGGTTCTGGCTTTTCAGTTGCGGGAGCGGTTCCATAGCCACCATCAGCTGAGACAAGAACCATGACTGTAAAAAGAAGCAGAAAGACCGCAAACAGGGCATTTGTGATTGACATTTTCAGATACAAAATCGATGCTGACACACAGAACAAGGGTAATAGAGAAGTCAAAGTATAGAACGTTAAAGCCATGAGGCATAAGCTTTATATTGTGATGGGACAACATCGTGCTGTTCATAGGACCTAACTTGGCTGCACGACACAAGT
This sequence is a window from Mangifera indica cultivar Alphonso chromosome 5, CATAS_Mindica_2.1, whole genome shotgun sequence. Protein-coding genes within it:
- the LOC123216596 gene encoding uncharacterized protein LOC123216596 isoform X2 translates to MMVEMNNTSRGNKNKSQHLRLTGGVGDGVGGIVLLGGGLAVGGLIAAFSIIKNRKGKNFDNSATPSNKKKNASVTSHETSKSAVTGDKTVPISDGEQEKTSDFQTENFNFSAEESSSLLAPDGPSLAKPEKLIKNECGEDLRLKETS
- the LOC123216411 gene encoding protein SEED AND ROOT HAIR PROTECTIVE PROTEIN-like; its protein translation is MVLVSADGGYGTAPATEKPEPAETENSSSTTIGVQGMIYCKSGSELIPLEGAVARITCLSVDKRGKERAPFSVLSDATDNNGYYLVTLSPSEIKHNWRLKECKAFLEMSPSETCNVPTDINNGTSGYLLAKHRLLKNKNIILFSVWPFFFQEDITTSNGY